From a single Pieris rapae chromosome 17, ilPieRapa1.1, whole genome shotgun sequence genomic region:
- the LOC110998335 gene encoding serine protease inhibitor 3/4-like, translated as MNESKLLLHFNKSIIVSPLSLRLPLCKLASVAQGDVKVELLQFLEYKNINMVINMKLASPGVSMTFVIPEDRKSLQDFLRNLLRPNYFRTIKKRMRMEFLNIAIPRFKLKTLVDWTDSLQKVGLKKLFDINSTGLNNMLINEATDKPLHISKVKQKNFIEVNEMGAYRIITTECKLHFTLSIERTM; from the exons AGTAAACTTCTCTTACATTTTAACAAGAGCATAATAGTGTCACCACTTTCACTGCGACTTCCGCTGTGTAAGCTGGCTTCTGTCGCTCAAGGCGACGTAAAGGTAGAATTATTGCAATTCttggaatacaaaaatataaatatg GTGATTAATATGAAACTTGCCAGCCCCGGAGTGTCAATGACATTTGTAATACCTGAAGACAGGAAGAGCCTTCAAGACTTTCTTCGGAATTTATTGAGACCCAACTACTTTAGGACTATCAAAAAGAGGATGCGAATGGAATTTCTAAACATAGCGATACCCAGATTTAAGTTAAAGACCTTGGTAGATTGGACGGATTCCTTACAGaag GTgggattaaaaaaactatttgatatAAACAGTACAGGGCTGAATAACATGTTAATAAATGAGGCCACTGACAAACCCCTGCATATAAGTAAAGTGAAACAAAAGAACTTCATTGAAGTTAATGAGATGGGTGCATATCGGATTATTACCACAGAATGTAAGTTGCATTTTACTCTGAGTATAGAAAGAACAATGTGA